Genomic segment of Saprospiraceae bacterium:
ACATTGAAAGTAAATCTGAACCAGCGGATCCTGGCAAACTGTCTGGTAATTGTCCGCCAAACAATAAAGGCGTTTGATCTTTCCAATTTGCAGTTCCTGAAAACAAACGGATCAGATTCCAGATTTTCATTGAACTATTTGGATCGTTTGCTTGTGCTGAAATGCCTGCTAAAATCAGAGCAATTGAGCTGTCCATCGCTTTTGAGCAGTTCAAATCAGATTCTCCGGTAAATTTTGTCAGATGATTTATTTCATCCCGACCCACCAATTTTTTTATCAGATCAAAAGCCTCCATACTTAAATATTTCGGACAAATTTAAGCCTATGGATGAGGGTTTTTAGTAAATCAATTGTTATTTATCTTAGGAATGGAGGGTTGGAGGGCTGTTGGGCTGTTGGGCTGTTGGACTGTTAGACTGTTAGACTGTTGGGCTGTTGGGCTGGAGGGTTGGAGGGCTGGAGGGCTGTTAGACTGTTAGACTGTTAGACTGTTAGACTGTTAGGCTGTTGGGCTGTTGGGATTGTTGGGCTGGAGGACTGAAGGGCTGGAGGAATTCCAGACAAAGTACAACTACTGACCCCTGAATACTGACCACTGACCACTGATTTTGGGGCTGGAGGGCTGGAGGGCTGGAGGCTGTTAGACTGTTGGGCTGGAGGGCTGTTGGGCTGCTGAGCTGTTAAGCTTTTGAGCTTTTGAGCTTTTGAGCTGTTGAGCCTACTGATTTTCATGTTTCCAACATTTTTAACCGCAGCCTGTTTATTATTGAAATTGCCCCAAATAGTAACATAAGATGGAGCTAGAAGCTTTAAAATTTCCAATTGGTCGTTGGAAATCTAAATTGGTTTATCAGGAATCTGAAGTCAGGGAATGGATTCAAGACATTGCTCAGTTACCGGATTTACTGGATGATTTATTAAAAGATTTACAGGATGAATCCCTGGATTTCCGGTATAGGCCGGAGGGTTGGACCATTCGACAAGTAATTCATCATATTCCAGACAGCCATATGAATGGTTACATCCGGCATAAATTGACGATTACCCAAGTTGAACCAACCATCAATCCCTATCTTGAATCCGTTTGGGCCACTCTGGAAGATGTTCAGACAGTACCAGTAACTGCGTCCCTTCAACTTCTTAAAAACCTGCATTTAAGGTGGTCGGTCTTTTTAAAATCACTTGACCCTGAAGAATATACCAGAAATTATATTCATCCGGAACATCAGCGAAGAATCAGCATTCAGGAATCTATTGGAATGTATTCCTGGCATGGCCGGCATCACCTGGCGCATATTAAAAATGCCCTTGAAAATCCGTATTAAATTCTTTGATTGCATCGATTCTGTTGAATTCTCTTTATAAATAAGCTTGTTTTCTATTTCCAGCAAGCGGTCTGGAGTATTTTTGCGCCCTCATGAGCCAAATTGAAGAATTACAGAAGCGACGAACCTTTGGGATTGTTTCACACCCGGATGCTGGGAAAACCACCCTTACTGAAAAATTATTGCTCTTTGGAGGCGCCATTCAAACAGCAGGTGCCGTAAAATCCAATAAAATAAAGAAACATGCGACCTCCGACTTTATGGAGATCGAACGCC
This window contains:
- a CDS encoding putative metal-dependent hydrolase, producing the protein MELEALKFPIGRWKSKLVYQESEVREWIQDIAQLPDLLDDLLKDLQDESLDFRYRPEGWTIRQVIHHIPDSHMNGYIRHKLTITQVEPTINPYLESVWATLEDVQTVPVTASLQLLKNLHLRWSVFLKSLDPEEYTRNYIHPEHQRRISIQESIGMYSWHGRHHLAHIKNALENPY